From the Bacteroidota bacterium genome, one window contains:
- a CDS encoding 1-deoxy-D-xylulose-5-phosphate reductoisomerase, whose product MDIEKKKIGILGSTGSIGTQALEIVREQSDVIEIEILTANSNAELLIKQALEFKPNHVVIADETKYLQVKDALFNEDIKVFAGSKAIADLMEITSADAILTAMVGYSGLMPTIKAIENKKKIALANKETLVVAGELITQLCYENKVDLIPVDSEHSAIFQCLVGENLDSIDKVILTASGGPFRGKKRDDLFEITRKEALKHPNWSMGAKITIDSATLMNKGFEVIEAKWLFGLQSNQIDVVVHPESIIHSMVEFNDSSIKAQMGLPDMKLPIHYAFFYPERVKTSLKRMSFKDIKQLNFEEPDLDTFRNLALAYEAMDKKGNMACILNAANEIAVEAFLNDKIKFLQIAEINEKCMQQVSFIAKPSLNDYIATDEETRNLAKTMV is encoded by the coding sequence ATGGATATTGAAAAAAAGAAAATTGGTATTTTAGGTAGTACGGGTAGTATTGGAACTCAAGCACTGGAAATAGTAAGGGAACAATCTGATGTAATTGAAATTGAAATACTGACAGCTAATAGCAATGCTGAGTTATTAATAAAACAAGCGCTTGAATTTAAGCCGAACCATGTAGTTATAGCTGATGAAACAAAATACTTGCAGGTAAAGGATGCATTATTTAATGAGGATATAAAAGTTTTTGCAGGCTCAAAGGCTATTGCTGATTTAATGGAGATTACTTCGGCTGATGCTATTTTAACTGCTATGGTTGGTTATAGTGGTTTAATGCCGACTATTAAGGCTATTGAAAATAAAAAGAAAATTGCTTTAGCTAATAAGGAAACGCTAGTAGTAGCAGGAGAATTGATAACGCAACTTTGCTATGAAAACAAGGTTGATTTAATACCTGTGGACTCTGAACACTCTGCTATTTTTCAATGTTTGGTAGGTGAAAACTTGGACAGTATTGACAAGGTTATTTTAACTGCAAGTGGAGGACCCTTTAGAGGAAAAAAAAGGGATGATTTATTTGAAATAACCAGAAAGGAAGCTTTGAAACACCCTAACTGGAGTATGGGTGCTAAAATAACAATTGATTCTGCTACTTTAATGAATAAGGGGTTTGAAGTAATTGAAGCTAAGTGGCTATTTGGCTTACAAAGTAATCAAATTGATGTGGTTGTGCATCCTGAATCTATTATACATAGTATGGTTGAGTTTAATGACAGTAGTATTAAAGCTCAAATGGGGTTACCTGATATGAAACTTCCTATTCATTATGCATTTTTTTACCCTGAAAGGGTTAAGACTTCTTTGAAAAGGATGTCGTTTAAAGATATAAAACAATTAAACTTTGAAGAACCCGATTTGGATACTTTCAGAAATTTAGCACTTGCCTATGAAGCTATGGATAAAAAAGGCAACATGGCATGTATACTTAATGCCGCTAACGAAATAGCGGTAGAAGCATTTTTAAACGATAAAATAAAGTTTTTACAGATTGCTGAAATTAATGAAAAATGTATGCAACAGGTTAGCTTTATAGCTAAGCCTAGTTTAAACGACTATATAGCAACTGATGAGGAAACCAGAAACTTGGCTAAAACAATGGTTTAA